The Peptoanaerobacter stomatis genome includes the window TTATTATTTTTATATTAATTGTTTAACGCCTTAACAGTATTAAAGTTGAAAGAAGGTGATAATATATGTCTGTTAAAATAGTTGCGACAAATAGGAAAGCAAGGTTTAACTATGATATAAAAGAAAAGTATGAGGCAGGTATAGAGCTTAAAGGAACAGAAGTAAAATCAATAAGAAAAGGTAAAATAAACATAAGTGACGGCTTTGCATCAATCGACTCAGGGGAATGCTACTTAAAACAGGTGCATATATCTCCGTATGAGCAAGGCAATATATTCAACGTAGATCCTATGAGAGTAAGAAAGTTATTGCTTCATAAAAGTGAGATAAATTACCTCATAGGTCAAACCATGCAAAAAGGCTTTTCTCTTATACCGCTTTCAGTATATTTTAAAAACGGAAGAGTAAAAGTTGAAATAGGACTTTGCCAAGGTAAGAAAAATTATGATAAGCGACATGATATGGCTAAAAAAGATGCGGATATGAAGATAAAAAGAGCTATTAAAGAGTTTAATAACAGATAATTAAGAGAAAGGAATAAATTATGGATGCCACTAAAATAAGTGCAGAAAATAAGATGGGTATAATGCAGATAGATAAATTGCTTATAAGTATGTCTGCACCTATGATGGTATCAATGTTGGTACAGGCATTGTATAATATAGTGGACTCTATATTTGTTGCCAAGATAAGCGAAGCGGCATTAACTGCCGTATCGCTTTGCTTTCCTGTACAGAACTTTATGATAGCCGTATTGGTAGGTACTAATGTTGGTGTAAATTCTATATTATCCAGAAGACTTGGCGAAAAAAATCAGAAAGAAGTCGATAAAATAGCCAATGTTGCAATTTTTTTAGCCATATGTTCAGGAATAATATTTATGATGATAGGTTTTTTTGGAACAGAATCATTTTTTGCAGGTCAAAACACCAGTGATGAAATAAAAAATTACGGTATGCAGTATATGAGAATAGTATGTATATATTCAATGCCACTATCATTGCTCATATGCTTTGAGAAAATGTTAAGTTCAACAGGCAGAACGGTATATAATATGATTACTCAGATGACCGGTGCCATAATAAATATAATATTGGATCCGATATTCATATTTGTCTTAAATATGGGAGTTGAGGGAGCAGCTATAGCTACCGTATTAGGACAATTTGGCGGGCTTATAGTAGGAATATATTTGAACATTACTAAAAATGATGATGTTCATCTCAATATAAAACAGATAAGACCTGATTTTAAGATAATTAAAAGCATATTTTCCGTTGGCTTGCCTTCGATAGTTATGCAAAGTATAGGCTCTTTTACAATATTCGGAATGAATAATATACTTATGACATTTTCTACTACTGCAATAGCATTTTTCGGAGTATATTTTAAACTTCAAACTTTTATAATATTACCTATGGTAGGTCTTGCCAACGGACTTATACCGATAGTTGCATATAATTATGGAGCAAGAAAAAAAGACAGAGTTATATCTGCTATGAAGTGTTCGTTTAAATATTCGGCTATTATGATGATAATAGGAATACTTATAATGCAGGTATTTCCTGCTAATTTATTAAAACTCTTTGATGCATCTGATATGATGATTGATTTGGGGGTTAAAGCTATAAGAATAATATGCTTTGCCTATGTTTTTGCAAGTATGTCCATAATAATGTCATCTGTATTTCAGGCGCTTGGAAGTGGAGTTACATCAATGATAGTGTCGCTCACAAGGCAAATTATATTTTTATTACCTCTGGCATATTTCTTTTCATTACAAAAAAATATAAATATGGTTTGGGCTTCGTTTATTATTTCTGAAGCTGTTGCATTTGTTATGTGCGTGATGTTTTCAAGAGTTATATTAAAAAGATTGGATTTTTAAAAATAAAAAATGTATTTATTATAAAATATCAGTAATATTTATAGTATTGATGTCAATGATAAGGTGATAATATGAAGAAGATAGATATATCAGAAATAAAAAATAATTTTCATAAATTTGCTGAACTTAACTTTAGAAATTCAGAAAATTTTGAATACTATATATTGGATAAGGAATATATATCAAAATTGGAACCTTTTTTTGATGCAGTTCAAAAAGATATATTGAATAAAGAAATATTTTTTAGAAATACTTTGCAAGAAAATTTGGACATACTTGAAAGAGGAGGTTTTTTTGTAGCAGCTTTTTCAAATATGGAATTAGCAGGAGTTATATCTGTAGATATGGCACATGGAGAAAAATCTCTGCCGACTTTTATGCATCTTTCTCCTACAGATATTTTGAAATCTGTTATCATTGATACCGTATGCACACTTCCTAAATATAGAGGAAATTCGTTGCAAGAAAAACTTATGTGTATATGTGAATATATATGCTTGCAAAAAGGGCACAAATATGCTTTTATGAGCATATCTCCAAATAACTATTATTCTGTAAACAATGCATTTAAACAGGAGTATACAATATTTGCAATAGAAGAGCTGTACGGAGATAATCAAAAGGCAGGTCTTACAAGGTATATATTGAGTTTACCGCTTGGCAAGAGATTGGCAAAGGTAAAAGAGCAGTACAGCGTCATAAATTCAAATATAGATATGCAAAAAGAAGTTATAGATTTGGGATTTTTAGGAATGAAAGCAATAAATTTTACATCTGTCGATAAATTTTTTGTAAGCTATTCAAAAGCATTTTATGATTGATGTTTTAAAATAATTTATTTTGTTAAAATGGTAAAATAATTCGGATTTTTAATCTTTATGAAATGCTTTAATATTAAAAATATATTTTTATGAAAATAATCAGTTTTCTTATATTTTTTAGAAGAGCTGATTATTTTTTTTGCGTAATATTTAAAAAATATTTAATTTCTATGGTGTATATTGTAAAAATGTGATAAACTATCTCTGTTATAGAATAGATTTAAAAAATTTTTATACATCTATAATTCATATTTTTTATTGGAGGTGGTGACTTTTGATAATAAAATCATCTAAGCTGAAAATAAGTGCAGTAAATCCGTCATCATATCCTGATGATGATTTGCCTTGTATAGCATTTGCAGGACGCTCTAATGTAGGAAAATCTTCGCTTGTAAATTCAGTATTAAAGAGAAAAACACTTGCAAGAGTATCACAAATGCCTGGAAAGACGAGAACTATAAATTTTTATTTGATAAATGATAACTTTTACATTGTAGATTTGCCCGGATATGGATATGCAAAATTGTCAAAAGAGGAAAAAGACAGCTGGGGAAAGACCATGGAGCTATATTTTTCTGAAAGTAAAAATTTGAAGCATTTGTTTTTGCTGCTTGATATAAGGCATGAGCCGAAAGAAACTGACAGACAGATGTATGAATATTGTAAATACTATAATATACCTGTAGATATAATAGCTACAAAGTCGGATAAAATATCAAGAGGACAATATCAGAAGTCTTTTTCAGTTATAAAAAAGTTTTTAAATATAAAAGGCGATGAGGTAAAGATATTCCCTATATCTTCTTTGAAAAAGACAGGTATTGAAGAAGTGTCGGATTATATGGAAGAGATACTTAAAAATTGATTTTTTGAGATGAATATTTATTAATTTTAAAGTGAGATTATTTTTTAAATAATTGAATTTTTATACTAATATTCCTTTGATTGAGGGATACATTTATATAAGTGTATAATTGATTTTACTCAAGTAATAGATTTTTAAAAACATAAACATCATTACTCTATTAGCCTTTAGTATAAGATTTAATTATCTGTAAATTTCACTATAAGCTGAAGTGATTTATAAATCATTCGGCAGGAGATAACAAACATATGTTTATACAAATAACTAATATATTTGTCGGTATAATGATAATACTTATACCGTTTATGCTTTTATTCGTTTTAGTCAAAAAATTTTTGTCAAAAGACAAGGAAAAAGAAAATTTGGAGCTAAGAGTAGAGATACTTGAACATGAAATTCAGCGAATAAAAGAACATATAAATTACATTGATGAACTGTAAAATCATTTTTATTTAAAATAAAATTATATAGCTATGATTTATTTGTGTATTAAAATAGTATTATATAAGATTATTTTAAAAATTAATGATTTTGATTTTATATATTTTTTAACAGTTTAAATAAGTTTTATATATTGGAAATTTGAAATTTTTAATGAATTTATTTGGAGGAACAACAATATGTCTTTTTTTTATGATGCAGAGAGAATTATAAGAAAATATCAACACAGAATAGTGTTGCCTGAAGGAACTGATAAGAGAATAGTCGGAGCAGCGTCAAGACTTAAAAATAACAACTTATTGGAGCCGATTGTACTTGGAAAACCGGAAGAAGTTCAGAGAGTTGCCGATGAAAACGGGTTTGACATAAGCAGAGTTCAAATTATAGATCCGTTGACATATCCTGAAATAGATGACCTTGTTAAAGCTTTTGTGGAGAGAAGAAAAGGAAAGGTAACAGAAGAAGAAGCAAGAGAAACTTTAAAGGACGAGAATTATTTTGGAACATTGCTTGTGTATACAGGCAGAGCTGACGGTTTGGTATCAGGGGCTATCCATACTACTGCAGCCACTGTAAAACCGGCACTTCAAATAATAAAAGTAAATCCTATGTATTCAAAAGTTTCCGGAGGATATTTGCTGATAAGAGACAAAGAGTTGTATGTTTTTGGAGACTGTGCAATAAATATAGAGCCTACATCAGAAGATTTGGCTGAAATAGCTAAACAATCAGCGGAAACAGCAAAAAATTATGGACTTGATCCTAAGATAGCAATGCTTAGTTATTCTACAAAAGGCTCAGGAAAAGGAGAATTAGTAGATAAAGTTAGACATGGCTTTGAAATTGCAAAAGAAAAATATCCTGAATTGGTAATAGACGGAGAATTACAATTCGATGCCGCTTTTGTACCTGAAGTTGCAGCAAAAAAATTAGGAGATTCACCTGTTGCAGGAAAAGCAAATGTATTTATATTCCCTGATATACAAGCAGGAAATATAGGATACAAAATGGTGCAGAGATTAGGTAACTTCGAAGCGATAGGACCTATACTTCAAGGATTAAATGCTCCTGTAAATGACTTATCAAGAGGTTGCAATGAAGAAGATGTATATAAATTATGTATAATATCTTCAATGGAAGCAATAAAGATAACAGAAGAAAGACAACGTAAAAACAACGCTTAAAAAATAAAATATATTATGTAACTGATTAAATATATACGGTACAATTATGAATATAATCTTTTTTATACTAATTTCCAATAGATAATTTATATGAGAAGTCTGTGAATATAGATGTATTTTATTAAATTTATGAAACGATATTTTATATAGCTATATTGAATTTTCGTATAAATTAGTAATTCTTTATAATTTATTTTTAATGCTGAGCATAGATATTGTAGACAATTTATACGGGAAGTCTATAAATAGTGTTATATTTTTATTAAATGTACACATATTTTTCTATGCTTACATTAAGCTTCAGTGTAAATTGGGCTTAACTGTATATAAATACATCAAAGGGAGCAAAGATTATGAAAGAAATAAAACAAATAGTACAAGAGATGATAAGTGCACATAGTTGCTATCAGGGACTAAAAGATGCAGGTCAAGCATATTTGGACAGTATAGGTACAGATATGGAAAAGCAGGCTGCAAAAAAACTTATAGAAGTAACTGAAGACAGTGTTCAGAGCATTGATGAAGTGCTTGAATTTTTCCAATCTGAAAGAGGTAAACAGGTTTTTGGCGAAGAAACGGCAGCAAATCTCACAAAACAAGCAAAAGAAGTAAAAGCAAAAGGTGGAAAATATTGTTTTTGTCCTTCTTGTACAGCAGGAGTGGAATTATTAAAAAGAAAAGCAGAAATATTATAGAGAATTAGGATCGGTTAATGCCGGTCCTTTTTATATTTATAAAAGTTTTATACTATAAAGTTAATATAATAATTGATATTTCTGTTTTTAAAAATTTATTAGCTAAGTAAAATAAGCATATTTAAAATATAAATATATTCAATAATTAGACAGACCGCAATCAATGAGTTTATCAGTAAAATCGTAGTGCATGAGCGAGGTGTCAAAATAGCAATATATACCATTCAGTTAATATAAGTATATTTTAACTATATCGGCAGATTTAAAAATGAACTAACAAAATAAATAGAAAAGGTAAAAAAATAAATGATACAGATGAGGGAAGGAAATCTGATAGTGGAAAAAATGGCTTAAAAATGTTATA containing:
- the pta gene encoding phosphate acetyltransferase, whose protein sequence is MSFFYDAERIIRKYQHRIVLPEGTDKRIVGAASRLKNNNLLEPIVLGKPEEVQRVADENGFDISRVQIIDPLTYPEIDDLVKAFVERRKGKVTEEEARETLKDENYFGTLLVYTGRADGLVSGAIHTTAATVKPALQIIKVNPMYSKVSGGYLLIRDKELYVFGDCAINIEPTSEDLAEIAKQSAETAKNYGLDPKIAMLSYSTKGSGKGELVDKVRHGFEIAKEKYPELVIDGELQFDAAFVPEVAAKKLGDSPVAGKANVFIFPDIQAGNIGYKMVQRLGNFEAIGPILQGLNAPVNDLSRGCNEEDVYKLCIISSMEAIKITEERQRKNNA
- the smpB gene encoding SsrA-binding protein SmpB, with amino-acid sequence MSVKIVATNRKARFNYDIKEKYEAGIELKGTEVKSIRKGKINISDGFASIDSGECYLKQVHISPYEQGNIFNVDPMRVRKLLLHKSEINYLIGQTMQKGFSLIPLSVYFKNGRVKVEIGLCQGKKNYDKRHDMAKKDADMKIKRAIKEFNNR
- the yihA gene encoding ribosome biogenesis GTP-binding protein YihA/YsxC, with protein sequence MIIKSSKLKISAVNPSSYPDDDLPCIAFAGRSNVGKSSLVNSVLKRKTLARVSQMPGKTRTINFYLINDNFYIVDLPGYGYAKLSKEEKDSWGKTMELYFSESKNLKHLFLLLDIRHEPKETDRQMYEYCKYYNIPVDIIATKSDKISRGQYQKSFSVIKKFLNIKGDEVKIFPISSLKKTGIEEVSDYMEEILKN
- a CDS encoding MATE family efflux transporter, with translation MDATKISAENKMGIMQIDKLLISMSAPMMVSMLVQALYNIVDSIFVAKISEAALTAVSLCFPVQNFMIAVLVGTNVGVNSILSRRLGEKNQKEVDKIANVAIFLAICSGIIFMMIGFFGTESFFAGQNTSDEIKNYGMQYMRIVCIYSMPLSLLICFEKMLSSTGRTVYNMITQMTGAIINIILDPIFIFVLNMGVEGAAIATVLGQFGGLIVGIYLNITKNDDVHLNIKQIRPDFKIIKSIFSVGLPSIVMQSIGSFTIFGMNNILMTFSTTAIAFFGVYFKLQTFIILPMVGLANGLIPIVAYNYGARKKDRVISAMKCSFKYSAIMMIIGILIMQVFPANLLKLFDASDMMIDLGVKAIRIICFAYVFASMSIIMSSVFQALGSGVTSMIVSLTRQIIFLLPLAYFFSLQKNINMVWASFIISEAVAFVMCVMFSRVILKRLDF